The Flavobacteriales bacterium genome includes a window with the following:
- a CDS encoding OmpA family protein — protein sequence MKTKVLLSLLIGLYSVQLWAQPNLTMYNMNSVPHSLKINPALTPDNKGFFSLALGSINTYAANTGFTGNQIFQQRTDGTTFIDINDILDNVLGKMNYTDLYTAYEPFSLGFRAKKMYFSTSFGLKAFGRLSFPRDIVDFLWSGNGGKFMDEKADFSGLGMDATVYTEYALGVAREINDKLTVGIRIKYLDGLANVDTKTKELSITTDPENLHMTLAGDMSVNFAGVVNPLDTNSSAGGLQPSSFLGTGNTGIGINLGGSYQLMDKLKVHASINDIGRFKWKKNASNYTIDDSEYTWTGLDIPINIGTSEVSNPDLTGITDSIIEIFTPEETNNEYKTKLPARMYVGGTWKMADWHWAGLLLGAEFYKGRMQRSLTASYNIKLKRMFSAQINYSAFARSYANIGFGFSLNLGPWQFYAMTDNALGFMLPMTTKVAHVNLGFNWTMGRKEKTDQDKDGIKDEDDDCPNKAGIKQFDGCPDSDSDGIPDGLDLCPSKAGPIESEGCPITASTLHMVNPNGDTLQTVIVDDQFLFQFTNVAVDQKKFLFLLQANDEHFGNAKEIQVKMAFTDGTEILGDAKEITNRLFEYEKEKALDVKMLLLNAEGDTVMTASRDAEGFFHFKQLPAGIDDMTFLLQGDDGKLSAADVMKIKIGEQTIQAKNDGQGYFQYHKIDAIEAPKLFLISVDGDTLMSVFMDRNGTFDFKNIAKMDNYIYSLEGSDDTEIHVIFTNDGKIEYVAASKDANGHFAYNSMPTTENTGIGLLDEQDQLVNLEAKHKKVIDEAFGSLEFEPNSGVILDNSKIAIDALAKLMAENREWGIVLGGHTDNTGNEEDNLKLSKQRADNVKDLLSHYGVDPTRVKIKYFGQNIPIASNDTEEGKQKNRRVEMKIFMRK from the coding sequence ATGAAAACAAAAGTACTTCTAAGTTTATTGATCGGATTATATTCTGTACAGCTTTGGGCACAGCCTAATCTTACTATGTATAACATGAATAGTGTACCACACTCACTTAAAATAAACCCTGCCCTAACACCAGATAATAAAGGGTTTTTCTCATTAGCTCTTGGATCGATAAATACGTATGCCGCCAATACTGGTTTCACAGGAAATCAAATCTTCCAACAGCGTACTGATGGAACAACTTTTATCGACATTAACGACATATTGGATAATGTGTTGGGAAAGATGAATTATACAGATTTATACACTGCATATGAACCTTTTTCATTAGGGTTTAGAGCAAAAAAAATGTATTTCTCAACTAGTTTCGGCTTAAAAGCTTTCGGACGATTATCCTTTCCACGAGATATCGTAGATTTTTTGTGGAGCGGTAACGGAGGGAAATTCATGGACGAAAAGGCTGACTTCTCTGGATTAGGTATGGATGCTACAGTGTACACAGAATATGCACTTGGTGTGGCTCGAGAAATAAACGACAAACTTACAGTCGGTATAAGAATTAAATATTTAGATGGATTGGCAAACGTTGATACCAAGACTAAAGAACTTTCTATTACAACCGATCCAGAAAACTTACACATGACGCTTGCAGGGGATATGTCAGTTAATTTTGCTGGGGTGGTAAATCCTTTGGATACTAATAGTTCTGCTGGGGGTCTACAACCTTCTAGCTTTTTAGGAACTGGTAATACAGGAATTGGAATTAACCTTGGTGGTTCATATCAACTAATGGATAAGCTTAAAGTACACGCCTCCATTAATGATATAGGTAGGTTTAAATGGAAGAAAAACGCATCCAATTATACAATCGACGATTCAGAATATACATGGACTGGTTTGGACATTCCAATTAACATAGGAACTAGTGAAGTTTCAAATCCGGATTTGACAGGAATTACAGATTCTATCATAGAAATTTTCACTCCAGAGGAAACAAACAACGAGTATAAAACAAAACTACCAGCAAGAATGTATGTAGGTGGTACTTGGAAAATGGCAGATTGGCATTGGGCAGGGTTACTGCTTGGAGCAGAGTTTTACAAAGGAAGAATGCAGCGTTCTTTAACAGCATCTTACAATATCAAGCTTAAGAGAATGTTTAGTGCTCAAATTAACTACTCTGCTTTTGCAAGAAGTTATGCAAACATTGGGTTTGGTTTCTCTCTAAACTTAGGTCCTTGGCAATTCTATGCTATGACGGATAACGCACTTGGGTTTATGCTTCCGATGACAACTAAAGTTGCACATGTAAACCTTGGTTTCAATTGGACAATGGGTAGAAAAGAGAAAACGGATCAAGACAAAGATGGTATTAAGGATGAAGATGATGACTGTCCGAATAAAGCAGGAATTAAACAATTTGATGGCTGCCCTGATTCAGATAGTGATGGTATCCCAGATGGCTTAGACTTATGCCCAAGTAAAGCTGGCCCTATCGAAAGCGAAGGTTGCCCAATTACTGCATCTACCCTTCATATGGTAAATCCAAATGGTGATACACTTCAAACTGTAATTGTTGATGATCAGTTTCTATTCCAATTTACGAACGTTGCAGTTGATCAAAAGAAATTTTTATTCTTACTTCAGGCAAACGACGAACACTTTGGAAATGCCAAAGAAATTCAAGTTAAAATGGCCTTTACAGACGGAACAGAAATTTTGGGGGACGCAAAAGAAATCACAAATAGACTTTTCGAATACGAAAAGGAGAAAGCTCTAGATGTTAAGATGCTATTGTTGAATGCCGAAGGCGATACCGTAATGACTGCAAGTAGAGACGCTGAAGGATTCTTTCATTTTAAACAGTTGCCTGCAGGAATAGACGATATGACATTCTTATTACAAGGTGATGATGGGAAACTTTCCGCTGCCGATGTCATGAAGATTAAAATCGGTGAACAAACCATTCAAGCTAAGAATGACGGGCAAGGTTATTTCCAATATCATAAAATTGATGCTATTGAAGCTCCTAAACTATTTTTAATAAGTGTAGACGGAGATACGTTAATGTCGGTATTCATGGATAGAAATGGAACATTCGACTTTAAGAATATCGCTAAAATGGATAACTATATATATAGTTTAGAGGGAAGTGATGATACTGAAATCCACGTAATATTTACTAATGATGGAAAAATAGAGTACGTAGCAGCTAGTAAAGATGCTAATGGGCATTTCGCTTATAACTCAATGCCTACTACAGAGAATACTGGGATAGGCCTTCTTGACGAACAAGACCAGCTTGTTAACTTGGAAGCCAAGCACAAGAAAGTTATCGACGAGGCCTTTGGAAGTCTGGAATTCGAACCAAACTCCGGTGTTATCTTAGATAATTCTAAAATAGCTATTGATGCTTTAGCAAAACTGATGGCTGAAAATAGAGAATGGGGAATTGTTCTCGGTGGACATACGGACAACACGGGTAATGAAGAGGATAACCTGAAATTATCAAAACAAAGAGCCGATAATGTAAAAGATCTTCTAAGCCATTATGGTGTAGACCCAACAAGAGTAAAAATTAAATACTTCGGTCAAAATATTCCAATTGCCAGCAATGACACTGAGGAAGGAAAGCAAAAAAACCGTAGGGTTGAAATGAAAATATTTATGAGAAAATAG